A genomic window from Brassica oleracea var. oleracea cultivar TO1000 chromosome C8, BOL, whole genome shotgun sequence includes:
- the LOC106311772 gene encoding lysine-specific demethylase REF6 isoform X1, with protein MAVSEQSQDVFPWLKSLPVAPEFKPTLAEFQDPMAYICKIEEEASRYGICKIVPPVPPSSKKTAINNLNRSLAARARARARDGNGNGGKSDYDDGPTFTTRQQQIGFCPRRQRPVQRPVWQSGERYTFDEFEFKAKNFEKSYLKKCGKKGSVSPLEVETLYWRASVDKPFSVEYANDMPGSAFVPLSLAAARRRESGGDCGTVGETAWNMRAMARAEGSLLKFMKEEIPGVTSPMVYIAMMFSWFAWHVEDHDLHSLNYLHMGAAKTWYGVPKDAAMAFEEVVRVHGYGEELNPLVTFSTLGEKTTVMSPEVFVRAGIPCCRLVQNPGDFVITFPGAYHSGFSHGFNFGEASNIATPQWLRMAKDAAIRRASINYPPMVSHLQLLYDYALALGSRVPDSIHNKPRSSRLKDKKKSEGEKLTNELFVQNVIHNNELLHSLGKGSPIALLPQSSSDVSVCSDVRIGSHLGANQGQTTLLIKSEDLSSDSVMASLSNGVKEKFTSLCERNRADETQGTSTDGEKRKNNGAVGLSDQRLFSCVTCGVLSFDCVAIIQPKEAAARYLMSADCSSLNDWTVASGSANLGQDVVMPPSENTGKQDVGDLYNAPVQTPYHSTTKTVDQRTSSSSLTKENGALGLLASAYGDSSDSEEEDHKGLDNPVSDEVEASSFVTDGNDEAGNGLSSALNSQGLTCEKGKEVDVSHANLSKGGNTSSVEITLPFIPRSDDDFSRLHVFCLEHAAEVEQRLHPIGGINIMLLCHPDYPRIEAEGKVVAKELGVNHEWNDTEFKNVTREDEETIQAALANVEAKAGNSDWAVKLGINLSHSAILSRSPLYSKQMPYNSVIYNVFGRTSPATPQVSGIRSSRQRKYVAGKWCGKVWMSHQVHPFLLEEDLEGEETERSHLRAALDEDVTVHGNDSRDATTMFGRKYSRKRKARGKAAPRKKLTSFKREAGVSDDTTSEDHSYKQQWRAYGDEEESYFETGNEVSGDSSNQMSDQQQLKVVESDDDEVSERSLGQEYAVRREYASSESSMENGFQVYREDQPMYGDDDMYRHPRGIPRNKRTKVFRDLVSYDSEDQQRERVFTSDAQTSRMGDEYDSEENSLEEQDFCSSGKRQTRSIAKRKVKTKIVQSLGDTGGRTLLQSGSRKKMKELDSYMEGPSTRLRVRTPKPSRGSSATKPKKTGKKGRNVSFSEVASEEEVEENEEESEEASTRIRVRTLKPPRRSLETKPKKTGKKGSNVSLSGVASEEEVEENEQEECLPYQCDMEGCTMSFSSEKQLSLHKRNICPVKGCGKTFFSHKYLVQHQRVHSDDRPLKCPWKGCKMTFKWAWSRTEHIRVHTGERPYICAEPGCSQTFRFVSDFSRHKRKTGHSAKKIKKK; from the exons ATGGCGGTTTCAGAGCAGAGTCAAGACGTGTTTCCATGGCTGAAATCGCTGCCAGTGGCCCCAGAGTTCAAACCCACTCTGGCAGAGTTCCAAGATCCGATGGCTTACATTTGCAAGATCGAAGAGGAAGCTTCCAGATACGGAATCTGCAAAATTGTGCCTCCCGTGCCTCCTTCCTCTAAGAAAACCGCCATTAACAACCTCAACCGCTCTCTGGCCGCTCGAGCCAGGGCCAGGGCTCGTGACGGCAACGGCAACGGCGGAAAGTCCGATTACGACGACGGACCCACATTCACCACGCGTCAGCAGCAGATCGGGTTTTGCCCTAGGAGGCAGCGTCCCGTGCAGAGACCCGTGTGGCAGAGCGGTGAGCGTTACACTTTCGATGAGTTCGAGTTTAAAGCTAAGAACTTTGAGAAGAGTTATCTCAAGAAATGCGGCAAGAAGGGTTCGGTCTCGCCGCTCGAAGTCGAAACCCTTTACTGGAGAGCCTCGGTGGATAAGCCCTTCTCCGTTGAGTACGCCAATGACATGCCGGGCTCGGCTTTTGTGCCTCTGAGTTTAGCAGCTGCCAGGAGGAGAGAATCTGGTGGTGATTGTGGCACTGTTGGTGAGACTGCTTGGAACATGAGGGCGATGGCTAGAGCTGAAGGGTCTTTGCTTAAGTTCATGAAAGAGGAGATCCCTGGGGTCACTTCTCCCATGGTGTATATCGCTATGATGTTTAGTTGGTTTGCTTGGCATGTGGAGGACCATGACCTCCATAGTCTCAATTACTTGCATATGGGTGCTGCTAAGACTTGGTACGGTGTGCCAAAGGATGCTGCTATGGCCTTTGAGGAGGTGGTCAGGGTTCATGGTTATGGAGAAGAGCTTAATCCTCTTG TGACATTTTCTACTCTTGGTGAGAAGACAACTGTTATGTCTCCTGAAGTATTTGTTAGAGCCGGGATACCATGTTGCAG GTTAGTGCAAAATCCTGGAGATTTTGTCATCACCTTTCCAGGAGCATATCACTCAGGGTTTAGTCATG GATTCAATTTTGGGGAAGCATCTAACATTGCAACTCCACAATGGTTGAGGATGGCAAAAGATGCAGCCATCCGGCGAGCTTCCATAAATTACCCTCCAATGGTTTCTCATCTCCAGTTACTTTATGACTATGCATTGGCTCTAGGTTCAAG AGTGCCAGATAGCATTCACAACAAACCAAGGAGTTCTAGATTGAAAGATAAGAAAAAAAGCGAAGGAGAAAAACTGACTAATGAACTGTTTGTGCAAAACGTTATCCACAACAACGAGTTGCTCCACTCTCTTGGAAAAGGCTCTCCAATAGCTCTTCTTCCGCAGAGTTCCTCAGATGTATCGGTCTGCTCTGACGTGCGAATTGGATCTCATTTGGGTGCTAACCAGGGACAGACAACACTCCTTATAAAATCTGAAGACTTGAGTTCCGATAGTGTTATGGCCAGTCTCAGTAACGGCGTGAAAGAGAAGTTTACATCTTTGTGTGAAAGGAACAGAGCGGACGAAACCCAAGGAACTTCAACAGATGGTGAAAAGAGGAAAAATAATGGAGCTGTGGGGCTTTCGGATCAGAGGCTTTTCTCTTGTGTTACATGTGGAGTCTTGAGCTTTGATTGTGTTGCTATTATTCAACCTAAAGAAGCAGCAGCTAGATATCTAATGTCTGCGGATTGTAGCTCCTTGAATGATTGGACAGTTGCTTCCGGATCTGCAAACCTTGGTCAGGATGTAGTGATGCCTCCTTCAG AAAACACAGGAAAGCAAGATGTTGGTGACTTATACAATGCTCCTGTTCAAACTCCGTATCATTCAACAACGAAGACCGTTGATCAAAGAACTTCATCAAGTTCCCTAACAAAAGAGAATGGTGCTCTAGGGTTGTTAGCTTCAGCATATGGAGACTCTTCTGATTCTGAGGAAGAAGATCACAAAGGCTTAGATAATCCTGTTTCGGATGAAGTTGAAGCATCATCTTTTGTTACAGATGGCAACGACGAGGCTGGAAATGGTCTATCTTCTGCTTTAAACAGCCAAGGACTTACATGTGAGAAAGGAAAAGAGGTTGACGTATCACATGCTAATCTAAGCAAAGGCGGGAATACATCATCCGTAGAGATCACTTTACCATTTATTCCAAGATCTGATGACGATTTCTCTCGGTTACACGTGTTTTGTCTTGAGCATGCTGCGGAAGTGGAACAACGACTTCATCCTATTGGGGGGATTAACATAATGTTATTATGCCATCCAG ATTACCCCAGGATAGAGGCTGAAGGAAAGGTAGTTGCCAAAGAGCTTGGAGTCAACCACGAGTGGAATGACACTGAGTTCAAGAATGTGACCCGAGAGGACGAGGAAACGATTCAGGCGGCGTTGGCAAACGTTGAAGCTAAGGCTGGGAACAGCGATTGGGCTGTAAAGTTGGGTATTAACCTTTCTCACAGTGCTATCCTCAGTCGCTCTCCTCTCTACAGTAAGCAGATGCCTTACAACTCCGTCATTTACAATGTGTTCGGTCGCACCTCTCCAGCAACGCCCCAAGTTTCTGGTATAAGATCTTCCAGACAGAGGAAATATGTTGCTGGAAAATGGTGTGGTAAGGTTTGGATGTCGCATCAG GTGCATCCTTTTCTGCTGGAGGAGGACTTAGAGGGGGAAGAAACTGAAAGAAGTCATCTGCGAGCTGCTCTGGATGAGGATGTCACTGTTCATGGTAATGACTCTAGAGATGCAACCACAATGTTCGGAAGAAAGTATTCTAGGAAGAGAAAGGCGAGAGGGAAGGCTGCGCCACGCAAGAAGCTTACCTCTTTTAAGAGGGAAGCGGGAGTTTCAGATGACACTACATCAGAGGATCATTCCTATAAGCAGCAATGGAGGGCTTACGGGGATGAGGAAGAGTCTTATTTTGAGACGGGGAATGAGGTTTCTGGTGATTCGTCGAATCAAATGTCTGATCAGCAACAGCTCAAGGTTGTTGAATCAGATGATGATGAGGTTTCAGAGCGTTCACTTGGGCAAGAATATGCTGTAAGGAGGGAATATGCATCTTCAGAAAGCTCGATGGAGAATGGCTTTCAGGTATACAGAGAGGACCAGCCAATGTACGGTGATGATGATATGTACAGGCACCCTAGAGGGATTCCAAGGAACAAACGGACTAAAGTTTTTAGAGATTTGGTTTCATATGATTCAGAAGATCAGCAAAGGGAAAGGGTATTCACAAGTGATGCACAGACTAGTCGAATGGGTGACGAGTACGATTCAGAAGAGAACTCACTGGAGGAACAAGACTTTTGCAGTAGCGGGAAAAGGCAAACCAGGTCCATAGCTAAACGTAAAGTAAAAACCAAGATAGTTCAGAGTCTGGGAGACACAGGAGGTCGCACTTTGCTACAATCTGGATCCAGAAAGAAGATGAAAGAGTTGGATTCATACATGGAGGGACCTAGCACACGGCTTAGGGTGAGAACCCCGAAGCCCTCGAGAGGATCTTCAGCGACAAAGCCGAAGAAAACTGGTAAGAAGGGAAGAAATGTTTCCTTCTCAGAAGTTGCAAGTGAAGAAGAGGTGGAGGAAAATGAAGAAGAAAGTGAGGAAGCTAGCACACGGATAAGGGTGAGAACCCTGAAGCCCCCGAGAAGGTCTTTGGAGACAAAACCGAAGAAAACTGGTAAGAAAGGAAGTAATGTTTCCCTCTCCGGAGTCGCAAGTGAAGAAGAGGTGGAGGAAAATGAACAAGAGGAATGCTTGCCGTACCAATGTGACATGGAGGGTTGCACAATGAGTTTCAGTTCAGAAAAACAGTTGTCTCTGCATAAAAGAAACATCTGCCCTGTTAAAGGCTGTGGCAAAACCTTCTTCTCACACAAGTATCTGGTTCAGCACCAGCGCGTTCACTCAGATGATCGTCCACTGAAATGTCCATGGAAGGGGTGCAAGATGACGTTCAAGTGGGCTTGGTCTAGAACGGAGCACATAAGGGTACACACTGGTGAGAGGCCTTATATTTGTGCTGAACCGGGTTGTAGTCAGACATTCAGGTTTGTCTCAGATTTTAGCAGGCACAAAAGGAAGACGGGTCATTCAGCTAAGAAGATCAAGAAAAAGTGA
- the LOC106311772 gene encoding lysine-specific demethylase REF6 isoform X2, giving the protein MAVSEQSQDVFPWLKSLPVAPEFKPTLAEFQDPMAYICKIEEEASRYGICKIVPPVPPSSKKTAINNLNRSLAARARARARDGNGNGGKSDYDDGPTFTTRQQQIGFCPRRQRPVQRPVWQSGERYTFDEFEFKAKNFEKSYLKKCGKKGSVSPLEVETLYWRASVDKPFSVEYANDMPGSAFVPLSLAAARRRESGGDCGTVGETAWNMRAMARAEGSLLKFMKEEIPGVTSPMVYIAMMFSWFAWHVEDHDLHSLNYLHMGAAKTWYGVPKDAAMAFEEVVRVHGYGEELNPLVTFSTLGEKTTVMSPEVFVRAGIPCCRLVQNPGDFVITFPGAYHSGFSHGFNFGEASNIATPQWLRMAKDAAIRRASINYPPMVSHLQLLYDYALALGSRVPDSIHNKPRSSRLKDKKKSEGEKLTNELFVQNVIHNNELLHSLGKGSPIALLPQSSSDVSVCSDVRIGSHLGANQGQTTLLIKSEDLSSDSVMASLSNGVKEKFTSLCERNRADETQGTSTDGEKRKNNGAVGLSDQRLFSCVTCGVLSFDCVAIIQPKEAAARYLMSADCSSLNDWTVASGSANLGQDVVMPPSGKQDVGDLYNAPVQTPYHSTTKTVDQRTSSSSLTKENGALGLLASAYGDSSDSEEEDHKGLDNPVSDEVEASSFVTDGNDEAGNGLSSALNSQGLTCEKGKEVDVSHANLSKGGNTSSVEITLPFIPRSDDDFSRLHVFCLEHAAEVEQRLHPIGGINIMLLCHPDYPRIEAEGKVVAKELGVNHEWNDTEFKNVTREDEETIQAALANVEAKAGNSDWAVKLGINLSHSAILSRSPLYSKQMPYNSVIYNVFGRTSPATPQVSGIRSSRQRKYVAGKWCGKVWMSHQVHPFLLEEDLEGEETERSHLRAALDEDVTVHGNDSRDATTMFGRKYSRKRKARGKAAPRKKLTSFKREAGVSDDTTSEDHSYKQQWRAYGDEEESYFETGNEVSGDSSNQMSDQQQLKVVESDDDEVSERSLGQEYAVRREYASSESSMENGFQVYREDQPMYGDDDMYRHPRGIPRNKRTKVFRDLVSYDSEDQQRERVFTSDAQTSRMGDEYDSEENSLEEQDFCSSGKRQTRSIAKRKVKTKIVQSLGDTGGRTLLQSGSRKKMKELDSYMEGPSTRLRVRTPKPSRGSSATKPKKTGKKGRNVSFSEVASEEEVEENEEESEEASTRIRVRTLKPPRRSLETKPKKTGKKGSNVSLSGVASEEEVEENEQEECLPYQCDMEGCTMSFSSEKQLSLHKRNICPVKGCGKTFFSHKYLVQHQRVHSDDRPLKCPWKGCKMTFKWAWSRTEHIRVHTGERPYICAEPGCSQTFRFVSDFSRHKRKTGHSAKKIKKK; this is encoded by the exons ATGGCGGTTTCAGAGCAGAGTCAAGACGTGTTTCCATGGCTGAAATCGCTGCCAGTGGCCCCAGAGTTCAAACCCACTCTGGCAGAGTTCCAAGATCCGATGGCTTACATTTGCAAGATCGAAGAGGAAGCTTCCAGATACGGAATCTGCAAAATTGTGCCTCCCGTGCCTCCTTCCTCTAAGAAAACCGCCATTAACAACCTCAACCGCTCTCTGGCCGCTCGAGCCAGGGCCAGGGCTCGTGACGGCAACGGCAACGGCGGAAAGTCCGATTACGACGACGGACCCACATTCACCACGCGTCAGCAGCAGATCGGGTTTTGCCCTAGGAGGCAGCGTCCCGTGCAGAGACCCGTGTGGCAGAGCGGTGAGCGTTACACTTTCGATGAGTTCGAGTTTAAAGCTAAGAACTTTGAGAAGAGTTATCTCAAGAAATGCGGCAAGAAGGGTTCGGTCTCGCCGCTCGAAGTCGAAACCCTTTACTGGAGAGCCTCGGTGGATAAGCCCTTCTCCGTTGAGTACGCCAATGACATGCCGGGCTCGGCTTTTGTGCCTCTGAGTTTAGCAGCTGCCAGGAGGAGAGAATCTGGTGGTGATTGTGGCACTGTTGGTGAGACTGCTTGGAACATGAGGGCGATGGCTAGAGCTGAAGGGTCTTTGCTTAAGTTCATGAAAGAGGAGATCCCTGGGGTCACTTCTCCCATGGTGTATATCGCTATGATGTTTAGTTGGTTTGCTTGGCATGTGGAGGACCATGACCTCCATAGTCTCAATTACTTGCATATGGGTGCTGCTAAGACTTGGTACGGTGTGCCAAAGGATGCTGCTATGGCCTTTGAGGAGGTGGTCAGGGTTCATGGTTATGGAGAAGAGCTTAATCCTCTTG TGACATTTTCTACTCTTGGTGAGAAGACAACTGTTATGTCTCCTGAAGTATTTGTTAGAGCCGGGATACCATGTTGCAG GTTAGTGCAAAATCCTGGAGATTTTGTCATCACCTTTCCAGGAGCATATCACTCAGGGTTTAGTCATG GATTCAATTTTGGGGAAGCATCTAACATTGCAACTCCACAATGGTTGAGGATGGCAAAAGATGCAGCCATCCGGCGAGCTTCCATAAATTACCCTCCAATGGTTTCTCATCTCCAGTTACTTTATGACTATGCATTGGCTCTAGGTTCAAG AGTGCCAGATAGCATTCACAACAAACCAAGGAGTTCTAGATTGAAAGATAAGAAAAAAAGCGAAGGAGAAAAACTGACTAATGAACTGTTTGTGCAAAACGTTATCCACAACAACGAGTTGCTCCACTCTCTTGGAAAAGGCTCTCCAATAGCTCTTCTTCCGCAGAGTTCCTCAGATGTATCGGTCTGCTCTGACGTGCGAATTGGATCTCATTTGGGTGCTAACCAGGGACAGACAACACTCCTTATAAAATCTGAAGACTTGAGTTCCGATAGTGTTATGGCCAGTCTCAGTAACGGCGTGAAAGAGAAGTTTACATCTTTGTGTGAAAGGAACAGAGCGGACGAAACCCAAGGAACTTCAACAGATGGTGAAAAGAGGAAAAATAATGGAGCTGTGGGGCTTTCGGATCAGAGGCTTTTCTCTTGTGTTACATGTGGAGTCTTGAGCTTTGATTGTGTTGCTATTATTCAACCTAAAGAAGCAGCAGCTAGATATCTAATGTCTGCGGATTGTAGCTCCTTGAATGATTGGACAGTTGCTTCCGGATCTGCAAACCTTGGTCAGGATGTAGTGATGCCTCCTTCAG GAAAGCAAGATGTTGGTGACTTATACAATGCTCCTGTTCAAACTCCGTATCATTCAACAACGAAGACCGTTGATCAAAGAACTTCATCAAGTTCCCTAACAAAAGAGAATGGTGCTCTAGGGTTGTTAGCTTCAGCATATGGAGACTCTTCTGATTCTGAGGAAGAAGATCACAAAGGCTTAGATAATCCTGTTTCGGATGAAGTTGAAGCATCATCTTTTGTTACAGATGGCAACGACGAGGCTGGAAATGGTCTATCTTCTGCTTTAAACAGCCAAGGACTTACATGTGAGAAAGGAAAAGAGGTTGACGTATCACATGCTAATCTAAGCAAAGGCGGGAATACATCATCCGTAGAGATCACTTTACCATTTATTCCAAGATCTGATGACGATTTCTCTCGGTTACACGTGTTTTGTCTTGAGCATGCTGCGGAAGTGGAACAACGACTTCATCCTATTGGGGGGATTAACATAATGTTATTATGCCATCCAG ATTACCCCAGGATAGAGGCTGAAGGAAAGGTAGTTGCCAAAGAGCTTGGAGTCAACCACGAGTGGAATGACACTGAGTTCAAGAATGTGACCCGAGAGGACGAGGAAACGATTCAGGCGGCGTTGGCAAACGTTGAAGCTAAGGCTGGGAACAGCGATTGGGCTGTAAAGTTGGGTATTAACCTTTCTCACAGTGCTATCCTCAGTCGCTCTCCTCTCTACAGTAAGCAGATGCCTTACAACTCCGTCATTTACAATGTGTTCGGTCGCACCTCTCCAGCAACGCCCCAAGTTTCTGGTATAAGATCTTCCAGACAGAGGAAATATGTTGCTGGAAAATGGTGTGGTAAGGTTTGGATGTCGCATCAG GTGCATCCTTTTCTGCTGGAGGAGGACTTAGAGGGGGAAGAAACTGAAAGAAGTCATCTGCGAGCTGCTCTGGATGAGGATGTCACTGTTCATGGTAATGACTCTAGAGATGCAACCACAATGTTCGGAAGAAAGTATTCTAGGAAGAGAAAGGCGAGAGGGAAGGCTGCGCCACGCAAGAAGCTTACCTCTTTTAAGAGGGAAGCGGGAGTTTCAGATGACACTACATCAGAGGATCATTCCTATAAGCAGCAATGGAGGGCTTACGGGGATGAGGAAGAGTCTTATTTTGAGACGGGGAATGAGGTTTCTGGTGATTCGTCGAATCAAATGTCTGATCAGCAACAGCTCAAGGTTGTTGAATCAGATGATGATGAGGTTTCAGAGCGTTCACTTGGGCAAGAATATGCTGTAAGGAGGGAATATGCATCTTCAGAAAGCTCGATGGAGAATGGCTTTCAGGTATACAGAGAGGACCAGCCAATGTACGGTGATGATGATATGTACAGGCACCCTAGAGGGATTCCAAGGAACAAACGGACTAAAGTTTTTAGAGATTTGGTTTCATATGATTCAGAAGATCAGCAAAGGGAAAGGGTATTCACAAGTGATGCACAGACTAGTCGAATGGGTGACGAGTACGATTCAGAAGAGAACTCACTGGAGGAACAAGACTTTTGCAGTAGCGGGAAAAGGCAAACCAGGTCCATAGCTAAACGTAAAGTAAAAACCAAGATAGTTCAGAGTCTGGGAGACACAGGAGGTCGCACTTTGCTACAATCTGGATCCAGAAAGAAGATGAAAGAGTTGGATTCATACATGGAGGGACCTAGCACACGGCTTAGGGTGAGAACCCCGAAGCCCTCGAGAGGATCTTCAGCGACAAAGCCGAAGAAAACTGGTAAGAAGGGAAGAAATGTTTCCTTCTCAGAAGTTGCAAGTGAAGAAGAGGTGGAGGAAAATGAAGAAGAAAGTGAGGAAGCTAGCACACGGATAAGGGTGAGAACCCTGAAGCCCCCGAGAAGGTCTTTGGAGACAAAACCGAAGAAAACTGGTAAGAAAGGAAGTAATGTTTCCCTCTCCGGAGTCGCAAGTGAAGAAGAGGTGGAGGAAAATGAACAAGAGGAATGCTTGCCGTACCAATGTGACATGGAGGGTTGCACAATGAGTTTCAGTTCAGAAAAACAGTTGTCTCTGCATAAAAGAAACATCTGCCCTGTTAAAGGCTGTGGCAAAACCTTCTTCTCACACAAGTATCTGGTTCAGCACCAGCGCGTTCACTCAGATGATCGTCCACTGAAATGTCCATGGAAGGGGTGCAAGATGACGTTCAAGTGGGCTTGGTCTAGAACGGAGCACATAAGGGTACACACTGGTGAGAGGCCTTATATTTGTGCTGAACCGGGTTGTAGTCAGACATTCAGGTTTGTCTCAGATTTTAGCAGGCACAAAAGGAAGACGGGTCATTCAGCTAAGAAGATCAAGAAAAAGTGA